In Trichlorobacter lovleyi, the DNA window CTCTCAACCAGCAGCCGGCGCAGCTCCATCATGGCCTGCCGCAGGGTGACCGGACGGCTGACCAGGTTCTGCTCAAGCCGGTCATGGGAATGGCGAACCATGAAGTAGGCCCGCGACAGCTGCTGAAAACGTTCGGAGGCATGACGGGAAAGCTGGTCAGAACGCCTGAGACGGGTTGTCCAGACCGAGCTGAATTGACCGGCAATCAGGGACAGCAGGGCTCCGCCAAGCATGAAATGCAGCGGGAACGCCCCCTTGAGCAGGCCTGTCAGGGAGAACACAAACCAGAGCACCACCAGGGACGAGACCGAACTGAGTGCCGGGGCAATGCCGTAACGCAGGGCCACCAGCAGCGGACCGAACCAGAGCCAGGGAAACGCTGACTGCACAAAAAACGGGTCGTCTTTGCTCAGCAGGCAGCCCAGCGCCGGCACCAGCAGGGTCAGCACCAGGGTCTCCAGCCACGGCGCCAGCTGCGGGAAACGGGAGGTTATGCCGTTTAACGGGGTCATACTAGCGCAGCTCTATTGTCTTAATCAGGTTCTCCAACACCTGCTGCGCAACGGCACTGACCGCCTCCCGGCTCCAGCCGCTTTTTCCTGAACTGCCGCTCCAGAGCACCTTGTCATCCCGCAGGTCAACCAGCTGCAGGGTCATACCGGCCACCGGCTCTCCGTCAAGCCCGACCTTGTAGCGCCACTCCGTTATTGTTCCTTGCAGGGCATAGCGAATGTTCTGCTTTTTGGCCCAGGCAAGCCCCTCCTGCCGCCGCTTCAGCCCCCGGTCCGGCAGTGCCTCGGCATCTGCCGCCGGGTCCTGGGGCGCTGTTACCACCCGCTGGATCCCACGGGCATAGAGCAGCGCGGTAGCAATCGCCTCAGCCCGCTCTGCGGCAAAGGGGGTCTCCGTATTGTTCACAAACGGGATGACCGCCCAGGTTTCCGCCTGCGGCACTGCCTCCCGCATCCCCTGATGCAGGGTAGTACAACCGGCAAGCATCATTAGTCCCACCAGAACAGGCACGACACGTTTCATGGTTTCCTCCTCATAGCCAGCATAGAACTTAGTAAAAATACCGATAGTTGACGCCGATGGTAGTGGTCAGGTCTGTGCTGCCGAACTTGCCGCTGCCCTGCGTCACTTCAAACATCAGCTGATCAAGACCAAAGACCGGCCCCACCAGGCCTGCCCCATAGCTGAAACCGGCCCCGGAGTTGCTGTTCCAATCAAAATCTGCCTCTGCAAACGGCTTCCAGTCGCGGCTATAGCTGCTTTTCCAGGCCTGTCCAAGGAACAGACCCGCCCCCAGATGTCCAAAACTGGCCGGTACAAAAAACGCCGCAGTCGGGCTGGCAGTGGCCGGCACGAGCATTGCCGACCTGTTGCTGACGCTGCCATCTGCCGTATAGCTGGTATAGCCGCCAAACAGGCGCACCCCGTAATCGGGCCAGGCGCGGGTAAACTGGTGTCTTACGTCAAGCTCCGCTGACTGCCCCTGCCCCAGATAGTGTCCCGCCTGATCATGAAAACGCGCTGCAGCCAGCTCCAGGGCAAACGAAACTGCTGGAGTCGGCGTACCAAGAGCGGTCAGACGCAGACGATCGCGGGTGCCCCCGACAGAAAGCGCCGCGGTTTCGTCGGCCCTGCCGTTCAGCTCCAGACCGGCTGCCAGCTGCAGGTCACGCCAGGGCTGCCAGTTTCCTGCAAGGGAGGCGGTGACAAAGCTGTCCAGACCACCATCACGCCCCCCCAGCGTCAGGGCCAGCTGTCCCCGCTCATGCTGGCGGGTAAGGGTCAGGCTGGCGCTGAGATCATGGTCCGGCAGGGCGCCCAACGCGTTACTCTTCAGCAGGCTGAACTGCCGCTCGGTCAGTTCCGCCTTCAGGCTGTAGCGACCGCTGACCGGTTGTGCCAGCGTCAGCCGTGACTCTGCCCAACCGACACCGGATTGATCCTGCAACTTCAACCCCGTGGCGAGGTAACCGGGGCGGAGGCCGAACAGTTGCCGCACCTGGGCATCCACCAGATTGTCCTCACGGTTCAGTTGCAGGCGCTGCCAGGCATGCTCTTGAGCCAGCGGGATACTACCTGATCGCTGCGCCGCTTCAATTGCGTCACGGTAGGGCAGCTGTTCCAGTTTGCGGTCAAGCAGCTCCGCCATGGT includes these proteins:
- a CDS encoding penicillin-binding protein activator LpoB, whose product is MKRVVPVLVGLMMLAGCTTLHQGMREAVPQAETWAVIPFVNNTETPFAAERAEAIATALLYARGIQRVVTAPQDPAADAEALPDRGLKRRQEGLAWAKKQNIRYALQGTITEWRYKVGLDGEPVAGMTLQLVDLRDDKVLWSGSSGKSGWSREAVSAVAQQVLENLIKTIELR